The genome window GTGATTTTGATTTAAACTTGGCTTGATGTGTAGGAGCACAAAGGAGAGTCTTCTGTCCTGCTGAACCAGTGGGGGCAGAGGTGGCCTTTGGAGGACACCCAGGGCTGGGATTTGGAGATCTCTGACCTAATGACCATGACACGATGccaaggcagagctgggcaaagctcagagctgaaaagcaagaaagaatcTACCTAAAGAGCAACTGAGATGCAGGGATGCTTCTGCTCCTGGCAAGTGAAATCCCCACACAGAGAAGATTCTTTTCATTTGGTCTGAGCTTTCCATTCTGATTATAATCAAAGCAGCTCATTCTGCCTCGCCTTCTCCCTTGCGGTGATGGGGTCACCCTGCATATCTCAGCAGGAAATTTCTAAAGGAAATGTCTTTTACAACAAGCCTTTGTGATAAGAACATAGCCACCTTATCAAAACGCTTTGCGCTctgatgtatttctttaaacaaaaccTGTGCCAAACTCCTCCACCCAGCATGCCTATGGCTCACCCCAGCCTAACCAGGCCAGGAGACGAAGCCAGGTATTTGCTACCCTCTGCTGTTCTCTTCCTGCTATATCACCTCCCTCTAGCAGAAGCCAACGCTACTTTCTGCTCTCCTTTAAGACCCTGTGCTGTCTGGTAGAGAGAAACCATTACCCTTCCCATTAGGAGATGCTGAGCCTTCAGCCCACcccatctctctgctcctgcatcCTCCCCAGCCCCTTCTCCCAAATATCATCAGCTCCACACACCTGAGCTTCCCTCCATCTCCCAGCCTGCTTTCCACCctgtcctttctgcttttcccccTGCCGTTATGCTTGGGCCATTCCTCCCTGTGCATTGCTCACACATTAGGAAGAGCTCAGAGGAGAGCTGGGCTCTGGGCCTGCCAAGTACTAAAATCCTTCTATGAGTCTCAGAGAACAGCCTGGCACCATTGGGGTTAATTCAGAGGTAGcatcagagcagctcctgcctttATTATCAACCCTTGACccttcacagaagaaaacaagccaaCAGATAAATGCCAGCTGTGTTGCTTTGGTGCCCACATTGAATATTTATCACCATAAACACTATTAATCACAGAGAGAGGTGGGGGCATAATACCTTCCTAATGAGCTGTGTTCAGCTGACTCCAGGTAGGTTTTAAAGTGCAGAGCTCCTTTCTCTCattacagctgcagagctctcctcTGGGGAGATGTGTattgctgcatttcagaagctTCAAAGGGAGGTAGATATGACCCTGCATTGCTAACGCAACTAATGGGCTACAATAATCAGTGTTACCGCCTTTAGAAGACAGCATTCTTGGAGCAGAAGACTCACCAAAGTATGGGTGAATCCCATCAAAATGGTGGTGATGCATCAGcacaaggctgcccagggaggtggggaagctgccatccctggaggtgtttggtgggcatggtggggtgggctggagttggacttggggatctgtGAAGCCTTTTCtaacctttgtgattctatggttatTCAGCTTTAATTCAGTTTCTGGTAATCCAGGTTTAGGAGACCAACATGGGGACATACAGACTGTGAGGTCCTGTGACATCTGCCAGCAGGGCTCAGAGAGGGACAGAAGAAAGGATGGAGCGTGGTAGGAtgctcctccagccctgggcactgctgcagtTCATGTAAACCAAGGGTGAATGGAAACCTTGATACAAAATGCCCTcagatctttttcttccagccaCGTAAGGATGCAGAAACTACTCAGACTCAACTTCTGTTTTGGAGGGAGCAATGGTTAATTCTAAGTCAGATCAATGCAGGGAATGTTCTTCCAAGGGCCTATGGATGCGGTTGTTGTGCTCTCCATCAGATCAGTAGATGAATAACAAGTGCCACAAACAGTGAGAATCAGTATTCATGGCATTTTATTATAACTGACACAGGCTAAGCTTCATCCGTGAGCctgaattttgcatttcagtcaGGGAGTGGAGCACTTTGCTATGTAAGAAAGGCATCCCCATCTCCTGATGCTGCTGTGATTGCTAAGCATGTTTCCTAAAGCTCACAAACAGACCCCGCAGTAAGTGAggaatgcaaaaaataataggatcatttcagaaatgtcacaCTTGCCTCAGATCATACGTACTTTTAGCCTGGTTTCCTCAGGAAACGAGATCCATAGAGTAGCTCCTGGCCTGGCTTGGCTGCTTGCCCTCTTTTCTAACAGCTTCACAACACAAGTGTCACTCCAGTGTGACACAGTGGAGGGCTCTCATGTGTTTCCCAAGGAGATGAGATGGGGGAGAGAAGTGCTGAGCTTCAACCCAGCCCAGCCAGGAGGGAGCACAGTGCATTGACAAGCAAGCTTCCCTTGTTCCATCCCACTGCTTGCACACGTCTGTGGTTCTATCCCAAGTGATTCCATGCCaagctttgtttatttctgctaaAACTGTCAGAGAAACTTGAGCTCTAGGCCATAGGGGGATTTCaatgtgttatttttatagAAACACTAAGGAGTCATTCACCTCATTATTCACCAGGGTGCAGATCTCTCCATCAACACAGCCTGGAAATGAGCAGCTTCCATCACTCAGCCCTGCCCTTCCCTTTGGCTCTGCTCAGGCCCCCACCCCTCAAACCACAGGGAGGGGAGGATGAGGATTTTCTCATGATTTCATCATTCaaggaggatgggaaggaagggCTGCCTTTGCTTGTCATGGTTTTCCCCAAGAATAATTATcagtgctctctgctgcttttaaatagATGAGAGCTCCAAACTTCTATTGTGGCATAGCTGAAGTGGGGGGTGGTTtctgatttctcctttttttaacTCCTTCTCaagtatatatgtgtgtgtgtgtatatatatatattctttttcacATATCAGTGGGATAATTTAACATATTTCTCTCTAAAATCATTACTCTCCCCCTCACCCCTAGGAATCCTGATACAAGTGAATAGGAGATCACAGCCCTACTTTTTTCCCAGTTTCCATCTGTCCATATTGTTTAACAGCTCGTTTTAGTTCTCAGGGTACAATCATAGGAAATTAAATCTCATTTCCAAGACAAACAGGAACATTAAGGAAACACACCCCTTTAAAGACATTCAGTTCTGAACCAAGAGACTGCCTCGAGTTAGCACTAACTCCAACTTAGACTTTCTGGGTCATTCTTGCCTCTTGTTCTTATAAAATTTCCAccaaaattagaaaaaaagaagctttgcaTAGCACTCTCATCTTCTATCTCCTCCTTATTCCCTCTAATCTTCACTCTTGGCCACATCTTTGTGAACCCACAGCCATTCTAGGATGTTCCCAGCTGTacttctgctccctgcccactGATGATCCCAAGAAGGTCCACATTTCCCACAGAGCCCAAGCACAAAGAGTGCCACCAAGGTGGGCAGGTGACCTCCCACCACTGTGCTTCTGAACCATCACTAAGGTGATGGAGGAGGCAGTGGATTCCTCATTGCCATGGTAACTGGGTGCCCCGCACTGCATAGCCAGGCAGGATGTTCTGTGCTCCGTGCTTCTGGCCAGAGCTTGGGGCCACTGGGTTGTTGGGGACCGTGGGGATCCTGACCTTGGTCCTTTGGAGCTGCTCAGGTAAACGGATAGCACAAAGGTGGATTTATTCTGCTCTGACTCCTTGAAAAGGAGGACGTAGTAAGTTGAGAAccccctgcactgagcactACCCCTCTGTTTACTCCTAGGACAGCCAGCATTCCTGCCTGAGGTCCCGCCTGCCCACTCCAGCTGGGAGTACCACGGGGGTGAGATCTCCAAACCCTCCAGGGGGCTTATTCCTGGGTTAAACAGCCATCCCTCCCAGCCCACATCCAGGCTTCTCATAAGAGGAGCCTCTCcccactgcctgctctgccagcaACCTGGGCAGAGGATGTGGCTTCCCAAGTTGCAGTCATCACCAGCAGAGCTATCCCAGTCTTGGCTCTGTCTTCTCCATCAGCTCTGGCCTCACTTCTTGCCACTTACTTAATTTGCTCTAAGCCCACAGGCATCCTCAGGTCTTCCTCCAGTATGGTCCTCTGTGGGGTTGGGTCCATTTAGATCTCACACAGGTTCTCAAAGGATTTCAGATCCTCCTCTCTCTTCATCCCCATATCTGTTTCTTCTCAATGTCCTGAAACATCCCtcagctcttccttctctttctctggcTTAGGTGACGTCTTCATCCACATGGCCAGCAGCCTGTATtcactgccctgcagcacaaTTGATCTTGAGGTGGCCAATCCAACCTATGAGTGGGTTCGGGACGGGGCAGGTGAGGTCCTCAATCCTCTCAGCCACAATGGGCTCTGCTACCATAAGGGAAGAGGGGTGCAGGAGGGGAAAGAGCCTTGCAAAGTTCTGTGGAGCAAATGAGGAGCAAGTAAGGGCTGGGATCTGGGGGTTTTGTTAAGAATGTTTTCAGGCTTTTGGATGGTTCATTTATAGATGGGGACATCTCTATCAGGGGAGAGGGCACTGGTGAATCTTGCTCTTCAATACGTCAttagagaaggaagggaaagagcagCTTTGGGAGATCTAGTAGAGTCTTTGCTGTGGTTTGAGGAGAGCAAATCTAGGATAGTCCAGGAGAACATGGCACAGCCACCCAGGGACTGGGGCAGCTCAGCACAGTTCCTGGAGATCTCTCAACCCTTCAATTTCCTACACTAGGCCCCAAGCTGCTCTCAGTCACTGAAGAAGGACATCTCCTGTTCCAGAACTTCCAAGCAGCTGATAGTGGCAACTACACCTGCACCGTCTCCTACACAGAGCATGGGCTCCCTGTGTCCCAAACTTTCCACTACAGAGTGTTTGGTGAGTCCTATATGAAAAAGCAGGAGGGCAACCTAGTGAGAACAGGAGGGGTGGAGGAGCCGtggggagaaaggagggagCTCAGCTCTCTGGTTGAGGGAGCTTCCTCTTGACAAGGAGGAAGAACCAGGAACCTTTTGGGGCTTTTTCCTACAGGCTACCATGTGCTTGGAGGCCTGGAGACTTTGCTGGTCTTCCATAGTAAGCTCTGTGAAGACGAGTGGAACAAGATGTTCCTGTGGGATTTACTGGAGATGCTGAAGCAGCTGGAGATTGAGCTGCACTGCAAGATCCGTCCTAAGAAGACTGTCTGCTTCCCCTCAGCAGACAACCCTTCGAATGAGTTCGTTGTCCAAATACAGCTAGAAGGTAAATAAGCTGTCTGGCTCCTGAAATAAGGAATTCTTGCAAGAAAGAAGTGGCTAAATGTTAGAGGTGTTCAGGGCTTTGCCATCCTCCtactggagctgcagcagcctgagctgtgctgctgactcTCTGTCTTATAGTGTCCTTCTTCGGGCCCAATTGGGATGAACAATGCAAACCCCAAGGTGTGGAGGTGGACATAGACTGCTACCGCAAAACAGTCCAGCAGAGCCTTGAAACGGTGAGCCCTGGGaccgctgctgctgctgtagtgATCAGAGGaacttttctctgcagcaagaGCTCAGCTCCTCTCTTGGCCCTGTCCCCAGGTTGAGCCTGCCATGAACAAATTCTTCACGAAGAAAGCAACTTTCCACATCACTGGGCATGATGTCTCCAAAATTGTCTTCAACATGGCGTTTGTTGGCTTCCTGGAGATCAAGACATGCAGCAAAGGCTACGGGCAGACCAAGCAGCTGCCAAGATGTCTCAAGTGTTGCAGTGAGCCAAGATTCCACCACCCTTtggttttctctctgctctccagccctgcttccccttccccttctcatGTAAATCTCTGTTTCTGGGTCCTTGCTGCTCTTTCTATGCGCACTGAGCTTGAGGAATGTGTTATAAGGGGTAATTCCGAGGTATAAATGGTTTTTTATTTTGACTCTTGGTTGAGTATATCTGTATCAATCAGCTGGTGTTGCTGCTCAGACAGGACTTTCTTTGTGTTCTCTCCTCAGTTGTATGCCCACCAGGGACATTCAGCCCTCCTACAGACACACAGTGCTCACCATGCCCCATAGGAACCTACAGCATGATCTACGGGACGGCATTTTGCATTCCCTGCAAGGATGGCATGATCACTCAGGGGATGGGTGCCAGATCCGCTACAGATTGCATGAAGAATGAAACGACCAGGCATGGTACATTAACTATTTGCTGCTAGAGCCCAGAGCTTTGCCCAGATATGCTGGCCATGGCAATTTCTACTGACCTTAAGGGTCCCTTTGGAAACGGGAAACTATTGTCTCCTCCATCATTATCCCTGAGGAGACCCCATGTTCCTCTCTGCCCCACTCACCAGGCACAGAGTAATTGAATCTCCCTTCACCTTTGTATTCCCAACTTCCCTTTGAGCTCTGCTAACTTCACTGCTAGGAGTACTGTAGGTCCCATCATCCCTGGTACTTGGGGAGGCTAACACCAGGGTTGTCCTCAGAGCTTGCAGCAATGGAACTTCTCCCTTTGAGGTAAATCCAtccatttctccttcttttcagtTGACTCCATCATTCGCAAGATCCCAATTCCGCTCTTTATCATCTTGCCATTAGTAGGATCCGTCAATCTGCTCTTCATCTTGTAAGTCTCAGCTCCTTCTCTCAATATGAGGCATTTTGATGTCATTCTGTTGGTGTTGGTCCCCCAGCTCTATGTTCCTCTTTGCAATAGATGAAGGAGTTCCTGAGCCCATCACTGTGGCACCAGCAGAAGACAGCATGCTAGTACAGGGGTGCAAAATACCAGTGGAGGGAATAACCACTGGCAACAGTTTACGGAGccttatagaatcatagaatggtttgggatgGATGGGCTTTAAGTTCCAGCACCCTGCTAAAGGGGCCTGTTGGATATGGCCCTGGGGAATCCTGGCCCTGAGGGTGGTGCTGGGTGGCTGCATGGTTCTGGTGTTGGTTCCTGGCATGGGGATCTCATTCTTCACTGTggatctctgtctttttgtaGAAGCTCTTGCTATTGGTATCAAAAAGAATACCGGCCGTCATCACCAGCAACTTCCAAAATTGCAGGAGTCATCAAGACAGCAGTGACCAAGATCCGTCAGATCCCCAGTCAGA of Coturnix japonica isolate 7356 chromosome 27, Coturnix japonica 2.1, whole genome shotgun sequence contains these proteins:
- the LOC107325066 gene encoding zona pellucida-binding protein 2-like, with amino-acid sequence MFCAPCFWPELGATGLLGTVGILTLVLWSCSGQPAFLPEVPPAHSSWEYHGGDVFIHMASSLYSLPCSTIDLEVANPTYEWVRDGAGPKLLSVTEEGHLLFQNFQAADSGNYTCTVSYTEHGLPVSQTFHYRVFGYHVLGGLETLLVFHSKLCEDEWNKMFLWDLLEMLKQLEIELHCKIRPKKTVCFPSADNPSNEFVVQIQLEVSFFGPNWDEQCKPQGVEVDIDCYRKTVQQSLETVEPAMNKFFTKKATFHITGHDVSKIVFNMAFVGFLEIKTCSKGYGQTKQLPRCLKCCIVCPPGTFSPPTDTQCSPCPIGTYSMIYGTAFCIPCKDGMITQGMGARSATDCMKNETTRHVDSIIRKIPIPLFIILPLVGSVNLLFILSSCYWYQKEYRPSSPATSKIAGVIKTAVTKIRQIPSQSPWSHHSASARSTSETDTSQEGEKLTPPKTPNLAAVSDNTPAVLELENKMPVIELPSRNADQHH